One Amycolatopsis thermophila DNA segment encodes these proteins:
- a CDS encoding glucosyl-3-phosphoglycerate synthase, whose translation MDTGWFARRTWQEPDFDPADLVRAKAGRTVSVVLPALDEEETVGDVVASVRPLVGTLVDELVVVDSGSTDATVKVAAEAGARVVHREDVLPHLEPLPGKGEVLWRSLAATAGDLVVFLDSDLVDPDPGFVPALLGPLLLTEGVHLVKGFYRRPLRLESAEAGTGGGRVTELLARPVLSALRPALSSVVQPLGGEYAATREFLESVPFAAGYGVEIGLLLDAEARYGMDGLAQVNLGVRKHRNRSLLQLGVMARQILGTALARCGIDAGGSGTLTQFVPEAGAWVPRDADVLVADRPPMRTARSGDEPRPGVPGF comes from the coding sequence ATGGACACCGGCTGGTTCGCGCGGCGCACGTGGCAGGAGCCCGATTTCGACCCCGCCGACCTGGTTCGGGCGAAAGCGGGCCGCACCGTGTCGGTGGTGCTGCCCGCGCTCGACGAGGAGGAGACCGTGGGCGACGTGGTCGCCTCGGTGCGGCCCCTGGTCGGCACGCTCGTCGACGAACTGGTGGTCGTCGACTCCGGTTCGACGGACGCCACGGTCAAGGTCGCGGCCGAGGCCGGCGCGCGGGTCGTGCACCGCGAGGACGTCCTGCCGCACCTCGAGCCGCTGCCCGGCAAGGGTGAGGTGCTGTGGCGTTCACTGGCCGCGACCGCCGGCGACCTCGTCGTGTTCCTCGACTCCGATCTCGTCGACCCCGACCCGGGGTTCGTGCCCGCGCTGCTCGGCCCGCTGCTGCTCACCGAGGGTGTGCACCTGGTCAAGGGTTTCTACCGGCGCCCGCTGCGACTGGAGTCGGCGGAGGCCGGCACCGGCGGCGGCCGCGTCACCGAGCTGCTCGCGCGGCCGGTCCTGTCAGCCCTGCGCCCCGCGCTGTCGTCGGTGGTCCAGCCGCTCGGCGGCGAGTACGCCGCCACGCGCGAGTTCCTCGAGTCGGTGCCCTTCGCGGCCGGGTACGGGGTGGAGATCGGGCTGCTGCTCGACGCCGAGGCCCGCTACGGCATGGACGGGCTCGCGCAGGTCAACCTCGGGGTGCGCAAGCACCGCAACCGGTCACTGCTGCAGCTGGGCGTCATGGCGCGGCAGATCCTCGGCACGGCGCTGGCCCGGTGCGGGATCGACGCGGGCGGCTCCGGGACGCTGACCCAGTTCGTGCCGGAGGCGGGTGCCTGGGTGCCGCGGGATGCCGACGTGCTGGTGGCCGACCGGCCCCCGATGCGCACGGCCCGCTCGGGGGACGAACCGCGGCCCGGTGTGCCAGGATTTTGA
- the dapE gene encoding succinyl-diaminopimelate desuccinylase yields MTTLDLHADPVDLTAALVEVRSVSGQEAALADAVETALLEQAGHLEVVRNGDAVLARTNLGRPSRVVLAGHLDTVPVNDNLPVRREGSGDDEVLHGLGTVDMKGGDAVFLHLAATVTEPRHDVTFVFYDNEEVEAVRNGLGRIEREMPGWLAGDLAIVGEPSNAVIEAGCQGTMRVEVRLSGKRAHTARAWMGVNAIHALGEPLRRLEAYQARIVDIDGLTYREGLQAVRVSGGVAGNVVPDEAVLAVNFRFAPDRSAEQAEKHLREVFDGYELSVVDLSPGALPGLTAPATAELVRAAGGEAAAKLGWTDVARFAALGMAAVNFGPGNPTLAHTREEHVAAREIRQVTRVLRNFLGQ; encoded by the coding sequence ATGACCACTCTCGACCTGCACGCCGATCCGGTGGACCTGACCGCCGCACTGGTGGAGGTCCGGAGCGTCTCCGGGCAGGAGGCGGCGCTCGCCGACGCGGTGGAGACCGCGCTGCTGGAGCAGGCCGGGCACCTCGAGGTCGTGCGCAACGGCGACGCCGTGCTGGCCCGCACGAACCTGGGCCGCCCGTCGCGCGTGGTGCTCGCCGGGCACCTGGACACGGTGCCGGTCAACGACAACCTGCCGGTGCGCCGCGAGGGCTCGGGCGACGACGAGGTGCTGCACGGGCTCGGCACGGTCGACATGAAGGGTGGCGACGCGGTGTTCCTGCACCTGGCGGCCACCGTCACCGAGCCGCGTCACGACGTCACCTTCGTCTTCTACGACAACGAGGAGGTCGAGGCGGTCCGCAACGGTCTCGGCCGGATCGAGCGGGAGATGCCGGGCTGGCTCGCGGGCGACCTGGCGATCGTCGGCGAACCGTCGAACGCGGTCATCGAGGCCGGCTGCCAGGGCACCATGCGGGTCGAGGTGCGCCTGTCCGGCAAACGCGCCCACACCGCACGGGCGTGGATGGGTGTCAACGCGATCCACGCGCTCGGCGAGCCGCTGCGGCGGCTGGAGGCCTACCAGGCGCGGATCGTCGACATCGACGGGCTGACCTACCGCGAGGGCCTGCAGGCGGTGCGGGTGTCCGGCGGGGTGGCCGGCAACGTGGTGCCGGACGAGGCGGTGCTCGCCGTCAACTTCCGGTTCGCCCCGGACCGCAGCGCCGAACAGGCCGAAAAGCACCTGCGCGAGGTGTTCGACGGCTACGAACTGTCCGTTGTGGACCTTTCGCCCGGTGCGCTGCCCGGCCTGACCGCCCCGGCGACGGCGGAACTGGTCCGGGCCGCGGGCGGCGAGGCGGCGGCGAAGCTGGGGTGGACGGACGTCGCGAGGTTCGCCGCGCTCGGCATGGCGGCGGTGAACTTCGGCCCCGGGAACCCGACGCTCGCGCACACGCGCGAGGAGCACGTCGCGGCGCGGGAGATCCGGCAGGTCACGCGCGTGCTGCGGAACTTCCTGGGCCAGTAA
- a CDS encoding TIGR00730 family Rossman fold protein: MDETSEYPEHPREKQRGPVVLRRERRIESTTTDQRLLDARGPSDWVHTDPWRVMRIQAEFVEGFGALAEVPRAVTVFGSARTPRDHPEYELGRKIGVGLANAGFAVITGGGPGAMEAVNRGASEAGGLSIGLGIELPFEQGLNPWVDLGVNFRYFFARKTMFIKYAQAFICLPGGFGTLDELFEALTLVQTKKVTKFPVVLFGRSYWGGLYDWVRDVVHAQGKVSDKDLALLHLTDDVDDAVAKVEEAYQAWEDTH; encoded by the coding sequence GTGGACGAAACGTCCGAGTATCCCGAGCACCCGCGGGAGAAGCAGCGGGGCCCGGTCGTGCTGCGCCGCGAGCGCCGCATCGAGTCGACCACCACCGACCAGCGCCTGCTCGACGCTCGCGGGCCCAGCGACTGGGTGCACACGGACCCGTGGCGGGTCATGCGCATCCAGGCCGAGTTCGTCGAGGGTTTCGGCGCGCTGGCCGAGGTGCCGCGCGCGGTCACCGTGTTCGGCTCGGCCCGCACCCCGCGCGACCACCCCGAGTACGAGCTGGGACGCAAGATCGGCGTCGGGCTCGCGAACGCCGGCTTCGCGGTCATCACCGGCGGTGGGCCGGGCGCGATGGAGGCGGTCAACCGGGGCGCGTCCGAGGCGGGCGGGTTGTCCATCGGGCTGGGGATCGAGCTGCCGTTCGAGCAGGGCCTGAACCCGTGGGTCGATCTCGGGGTGAACTTCCGGTATTTCTTCGCCCGCAAGACGATGTTCATCAAGTACGCGCAGGCGTTCATCTGCCTGCCCGGTGGGTTCGGCACACTGGACGAGCTCTTCGAGGCGCTCACCCTGGTCCAGACCAAGAAGGTGACGAAGTTCCCGGTGGTCCTCTTCGGACGGTCCTACTGGGGCGGGCTCTACGACTGGGTCCGGGACGTGGTGCACGCCCAGGGCAAGGTCAGCGACAAGGACCTGGCGCTGCTGCACCTGACCGACGACGTCGACGACGCGGTGGCCAAGGTCGAGGAGGCCTACCAGGCCTGGGAGGACACGCACTAG
- a CDS encoding DivIVA domain-containing protein: protein MTTALIYLVIMLLVAAVVFLLAAVVFGRGEELAPLPPGSSPTRLPVRDITGEDVHQVRFQLVLRGYKMSEVDWVMRRLGTEIDTLRERVAQLEAERQTSG from the coding sequence GTGACGACCGCCCTGATCTACCTCGTGATCATGCTGCTCGTGGCGGCGGTGGTGTTCCTGCTGGCCGCTGTCGTGTTCGGCCGCGGCGAGGAGCTCGCGCCGCTGCCGCCGGGCAGCTCGCCGACGCGCCTGCCGGTGCGCGACATCACCGGCGAGGACGTGCACCAGGTGCGCTTCCAGCTGGTGCTGCGCGGGTACAAGATGTCCGAAGTGGACTGGGTGATGCGCCGTCTGGGCACCGAGATCGACACGCTCCGCGAGCGGGTGGCCCAGCTCGAGGCGGAACGGCAGACGTCGGGATGA
- a CDS encoding DNA-3-methyladenine glycosylase I — protein MTELVGADGVARCPWGNSSPDYAEYHDTEWGVPLHGQDALFERLCLEAFQSGLSWITILRKRAGFRNAFAGFVPEKVAEFGDDDVERLMADASIVRNRAKILAAITNARAVVALDQPLDELLWSFAPTGKRPRPKTLADVPAITPESTAMAKALKKRGFAFVGPTTCYALMQATGMVDDHLVTCFRASS, from the coding sequence ATGACGGAACTGGTGGGGGCCGACGGGGTCGCGCGCTGCCCGTGGGGCAACTCGTCCCCGGACTACGCCGAGTACCACGACACGGAGTGGGGCGTGCCGCTGCACGGGCAGGACGCGCTGTTCGAGCGGCTGTGCCTGGAGGCGTTCCAGTCCGGGCTGTCGTGGATCACGATCCTGCGCAAGCGCGCGGGCTTCCGGAACGCCTTCGCCGGGTTCGTGCCGGAGAAGGTGGCCGAGTTCGGTGACGACGACGTCGAGCGCCTGATGGCCGACGCGTCGATCGTGCGGAACCGGGCGAAGATCCTGGCCGCGATCACCAACGCGCGCGCCGTGGTCGCCCTCGACCAGCCGCTCGACGAGCTGCTGTGGTCGTTCGCGCCGACCGGGAAGCGGCCGCGCCCGAAGACGCTCGCCGACGTCCCGGCCATCACGCCGGAGTCGACCGCGATGGCGAAGGCGCTGAAGAAGCGCGGCTTCGCCTTCGTCGGCCCGACCACCTGCTACGCGCTGATGCAGGCCACCGGCATGGTCGACGACCACCTGGTGACCTGCTTCCGCGCGTCCTCGTGA
- a CDS encoding DUF3117 domain-containing protein, with product MAAMKPRTGDGPLEVTKEGRGLVMRVPLEGGGRLVVELSAEEAKDLGVALQEATS from the coding sequence ATGGCGGCCATGAAGCCCCGGACCGGAGATGGTCCCCTCGAGGTGACTAAGGAGGGGCGGGGCCTCGTGATGCGCGTTCCGCTCGAGGGCGGTGGGCGACTTGTCGTCGAGCTGTCGGCCGAAGAGGCCAAGGACCTGGGGGTCGCCCTGCAGGAGGCCACCAGCTGA
- a CDS encoding leucyl aminopeptidase family protein, translating to MARFPLPSVPSRLIEVEVAGSPRRGAEVAVLVPAGAGEPVAGVPHSGKPGEVRRLPGGDVHWLVGIGEGEPAQWRTAGAALAREAADVKAVQVELGGDVTGDQVAELTLGALLGGYRFKVTADSGRPALRTLRLVTPEGGHQRIVDRVRALAEASALARDLANTPSNIKNPEWLADTAARLAAEVPGLTATVRDEQWLAAQGFGGILAVGGGSASPPRLIELTYRPRGAVRHLLLVGKGITFDTGGLSIKPADGMHLMRTDMAGGGAVIAAARAIASLRLPVRVTALVPAAENHVSGSSYRPGDVVRHYGGRTTEVANTDAEGRMVLADALAYGIRRFTPDAVIDVATLTGAMKVALGLRTGGLFATDDKLADGIREAGASVGEAWWRMPLLDAHADAVRGELADVKQAPGGPGGITAALFLREFTEGLPWAHLDIAGPARAEKPYAEVVPGATGFAARTLVAFAESFGTDQAVR from the coding sequence ATGGCGCGGTTTCCCCTGCCGTCCGTTCCCAGCCGGTTGATCGAGGTCGAGGTCGCCGGCTCGCCCCGGCGTGGCGCCGAGGTGGCCGTTCTGGTGCCCGCGGGTGCCGGCGAGCCGGTCGCCGGCGTGCCGCACTCCGGCAAGCCCGGTGAGGTCCGGCGGCTCCCCGGCGGGGACGTGCACTGGCTGGTGGGGATCGGTGAGGGCGAGCCCGCGCAGTGGCGCACCGCGGGCGCCGCGCTCGCCCGGGAAGCCGCGGACGTCAAGGCGGTCCAGGTCGAGCTGGGTGGTGACGTCACCGGCGATCAGGTGGCCGAGCTGACCCTGGGCGCCCTGCTCGGCGGGTACCGCTTCAAGGTCACCGCGGACTCCGGCCGGCCCGCGCTGCGCACCCTGCGCCTGGTGACGCCGGAGGGCGGTCACCAGCGGATCGTCGACCGGGTCCGCGCGCTGGCCGAAGCATCGGCCCTGGCCAGGGATCTGGCGAACACCCCGTCCAACATCAAGAACCCGGAGTGGCTGGCGGACACGGCCGCGCGCCTGGCCGCCGAAGTGCCCGGCCTGACCGCCACCGTCCGGGACGAGCAGTGGCTGGCCGCCCAGGGCTTCGGCGGGATCCTCGCGGTCGGCGGCGGCTCGGCGAGCCCGCCGCGGCTGATCGAGCTGACCTACCGGCCGCGCGGCGCGGTCCGGCACCTGCTGCTGGTCGGCAAGGGCATCACGTTCGACACCGGCGGGTTGTCGATCAAGCCGGCCGACGGGATGCACCTGATGCGCACCGACATGGCCGGCGGCGGGGCCGTCATCGCCGCGGCACGGGCCATCGCGTCGCTGCGGCTGCCGGTGCGGGTCACGGCACTGGTGCCGGCGGCGGAGAACCACGTCTCGGGGTCGTCGTACCGCCCGGGTGACGTGGTCCGGCACTACGGCGGGCGGACCACCGAGGTGGCCAACACCGACGCCGAGGGCCGCATGGTGCTGGCCGACGCCCTCGCCTACGGGATCCGGCGGTTCACCCCCGACGCGGTGATCGACGTGGCCACCCTGACCGGCGCGATGAAGGTCGCGCTGGGCCTGCGGACCGGCGGGCTGTTCGCGACGGACGACAAGCTGGCCGACGGGATCCGCGAGGCCGGCGCGAGCGTCGGCGAGGCCTGGTGGCGGATGCCGCTGCTGGACGCCCACGCCGACGCGGTGCGCGGCGAGCTGGCCGACGTGAAGCAGGCGCCGGGCGGGCCGGGCGGCATCACGGCGGCGCTGTTCCTGCGCGAGTTCACTGAAGGCCTGCCGTGGGCGCACCTGGACATCGCGGGCCCCGCACGCGCCGAGAAGCCGTACGCGGAGGTCGTTCCCGGAGCGACCGGCTTCGCCGCCCGGACGCTGGTCGCCTTCGCGGAGTCCTTCGGCACCGACCAGGCGGTCCGGTAG
- a CDS encoding SRPBCC family protein produces MIDLVLSVDVRASAGTTWLALTDWERQHEWMLGTHVEVTEGDGRSVGSKLTAFTGVRGVGVTDPMEITSWEPPVRCTVRHLGGVVKGTGAFHVHAKGANSSTFVWSESLVPPLGPAGQLGWPVVKPAFVLGLRYSLKRFAKFAESYSVGQV; encoded by the coding sequence ATGATCGACCTGGTCCTGTCCGTGGACGTCCGCGCGAGCGCAGGCACGACCTGGCTCGCGCTGACCGATTGGGAACGGCAGCACGAGTGGATGCTGGGCACGCACGTGGAGGTCACCGAGGGCGACGGGCGCAGCGTCGGGTCGAAGCTCACGGCGTTCACCGGCGTGCGCGGGGTGGGCGTCACCGACCCGATGGAGATCACCAGCTGGGAGCCGCCGGTGCGGTGCACCGTGCGGCACCTGGGCGGGGTCGTCAAGGGCACCGGCGCCTTCCACGTGCACGCCAAGGGCGCGAACTCCTCGACGTTCGTCTGGTCGGAGAGCCTGGTGCCGCCGCTCGGGCCGGCCGGGCAGCTGGGGTGGCCGGTGGTGAAGCCGGCGTTCGTGCTCGGATTGCGGTATTCGCTGAAACGGTTCGCGAAGTTCGCGGAGAGCTACTCGGTGGGGCAGGTATGA
- a CDS encoding lysophospholipid acyltransferase family protein has protein sequence MLYQLIRVVAVPVVKLIYRPEVRGAERVPERGPVLLAPNHRAAVDTTVLSLVSPRRVRFLGKAEYFTGKGLRGRLMAAFLDALGFVPVERGNAKAGLAALESGRKVLDDGGVFGIYPEGTRSLDGRLHRGHTGVGSLALATGAKVVPVALTGTEKLLPKGKLFPRPAKVTVEFGEPLDFSRYDGLDASPAIRRAVTDEIMYAIAELSGQEYVDKYHKRPGEAA, from the coding sequence GTGCTTTACCAGCTGATCCGCGTCGTCGCCGTCCCGGTGGTCAAGTTGATCTACCGTCCGGAGGTCCGCGGCGCGGAGAGGGTTCCCGAGCGCGGCCCGGTGCTGCTGGCGCCCAACCACCGCGCGGCCGTCGACACGACGGTGTTGTCGCTGGTCAGCCCGCGCCGGGTGCGGTTCCTGGGCAAGGCGGAGTACTTCACCGGCAAGGGGCTCCGGGGCCGGCTGATGGCCGCCTTCCTCGACGCGCTCGGGTTCGTGCCGGTGGAGCGCGGCAACGCCAAGGCCGGGCTCGCGGCGCTCGAATCGGGCCGCAAGGTGCTCGACGACGGGGGCGTGTTCGGGATCTACCCGGAGGGCACGCGCTCGCTCGACGGGCGGCTGCACCGCGGGCACACCGGCGTCGGGTCGCTGGCGCTGGCGACCGGTGCGAAGGTGGTGCCGGTCGCGCTCACCGGCACCGAGAAGCTGCTGCCGAAGGGGAAGCTGTTCCCGCGACCGGCCAAGGTCACCGTCGAGTTCGGCGAGCCGCTGGACTTCTCCCGCTACGACGGCCTGGACGCCTCGCCCGCGATCCGGCGGGCGGTGACCGACGAGATCATGTACGCGATCGCCGAGCTGTCCGGGCAGGAGTACGTGGACAAGTACCACAAGCGGCCCGGAGAGGCCGCGTAG
- a CDS encoding TIGR00730 family Rossman fold protein, with translation MKRICVFCGSSGGGSPVYADAATGLGKLLAERGIGLVYGGASVGLMGAVADGALSAGGEVIGVIPEHLKRVEIAHHGLSELVVTADMHERKAKMAEYADAFLALPGGAGTLEELAEVWTWAQLGLHAKPIGLLDVAGYYRPFREFIDHMVTEKFLRPEHRDLIFVHEDPAALLDAFAAYEAPRIAKWQ, from the coding sequence GTGAAGCGGATCTGTGTGTTCTGCGGTTCGTCCGGCGGCGGCTCGCCGGTGTACGCCGACGCCGCGACCGGACTGGGCAAGCTGCTCGCCGAGCGGGGAATCGGCCTGGTGTACGGGGGCGCGAGCGTCGGGCTGATGGGCGCGGTCGCCGACGGCGCGCTGTCGGCGGGCGGCGAGGTGATCGGCGTGATACCCGAGCACCTCAAGCGCGTCGAGATCGCCCACCACGGCCTGTCGGAGCTGGTGGTGACCGCCGACATGCACGAACGCAAGGCGAAGATGGCCGAGTACGCCGACGCGTTCCTGGCCCTGCCCGGCGGCGCGGGGACGCTGGAGGAGCTCGCCGAGGTCTGGACCTGGGCCCAGCTGGGACTGCACGCCAAGCCGATCGGCCTGCTCGACGTGGCCGGGTACTACCGCCCCTTCCGCGAGTTCATTGACCACATGGTGACGGAGAAGTTCCTGCGCCCGGAGCACCGGGACCTGATCTTCGTGCACGAGGACCCGGCGGCGTTGCTGGACGCCTTCGCGGCCTACGAGGCCCCCCGCATCGCCAAGTGGCAGTAG
- a CDS encoding MFS transporter: protein MKLAVATAGISSFALLYAPQPVLPQLAEQYHLDPGSASLAVSVATGALAISVLPIAALSEIIGRRPVIIASVTLSVVLGLLLPFAPTYPLLLALRALQGIAIAGFPGVASAYLVEQLGQTGVAAAVGAMIAGNTVGGMLGRLSAGFTAESFGWHGALAVVAGVALVCTAVTIRALPGGGRARGTRSGNQLGTVVTGLGAALRSRVLLVQYGVAMLAMGGFVAMYNAAGFRLTGEPLNLSPAVASLVFLAYAVGSVSSSNAGRLVARFGRPRAVLGGLTVMAAGILLTLPDSLPLVVAGFLVLTGGFFAAHSVANGWAAAEAPEGARGQASGTYNLAYYLGSSVGGTLGSVVFAHAGWSWLVGVAVLWLALGGLAVVSLRAGSTRSRTGRRTTSPSHPTA, encoded by the coding sequence GTGAAGCTCGCCGTCGCCACCGCCGGGATCTCGTCGTTCGCCCTGCTCTACGCGCCGCAGCCGGTGCTGCCCCAGCTCGCCGAGCAGTACCACCTCGACCCGGGCTCGGCGTCGCTGGCGGTGTCGGTGGCGACGGGCGCGCTGGCGATATCGGTGCTGCCGATCGCGGCGCTGTCCGAGATCATCGGGCGGCGGCCGGTCATCATCGCGTCGGTGACCTTGTCGGTCGTGCTGGGCCTGCTGCTCCCGTTCGCGCCCACGTACCCGCTGCTGCTGGCGCTGCGGGCCCTGCAGGGCATCGCGATCGCGGGCTTCCCGGGCGTGGCGTCGGCGTACCTGGTCGAACAACTGGGCCAGACCGGGGTGGCGGCCGCGGTCGGGGCGATGATCGCGGGCAACACCGTCGGCGGCATGCTCGGGCGTCTGTCCGCGGGGTTCACGGCGGAGTCGTTCGGCTGGCACGGCGCGCTGGCCGTGGTCGCCGGAGTGGCGCTGGTGTGCACCGCGGTCACGATCCGCGCGCTGCCGGGCGGCGGCCGCGCGCGCGGAACCCGCTCCGGGAACCAGCTGGGTACCGTCGTCACCGGCCTCGGTGCGGCACTGCGCAGCCGGGTGCTGCTCGTGCAATACGGCGTCGCGATGCTCGCGATGGGCGGCTTCGTCGCCATGTACAACGCCGCCGGCTTCCGGCTGACCGGCGAACCGCTGAACCTCTCCCCGGCCGTCGCGTCACTGGTGTTCCTCGCTTACGCGGTCGGCTCGGTGTCGTCCTCCAACGCCGGACGTCTGGTCGCCCGCTTCGGCCGTCCGCGCGCCGTGCTGGGCGGGCTGACCGTGATGGCGGCCGGCATCCTGCTCACGCTGCCCGACTCGCTGCCCCTGGTGGTGGCCGGGTTCCTCGTGCTGACCGGCGGGTTCTTCGCGGCGCACTCGGTGGCCAACGGCTGGGCGGCGGCCGAGGCGCCGGAGGGCGCGCGCGGCCAGGCCTCGGGCACCTACAACCTCGCCTACTACCTCGGCAGCAGCGTCGGCGGCACGCTCGGCAGCGTCGTGTTCGCGCACGCCGGGTGGAGCTGGCTGGTCGGCGTCGCGGTGCTCTGGCTGGCGCTGGGCGGGCTCGCGGTGGTCAGCCTTCGAGCAGGAAGTACTCGTTCCCGAACGGGTCGGCGAACCACGTCGCCTTCGCACCCCACGGCATGA
- a CDS encoding enoyl-CoA hydratase-related protein gives MTTEDVLLTADADGVRTVTLNRPKAYNSLTVELKKRLLAALRDASADPSVRAVVLTGTGKAFCAGQDLKEHVGLLQAGDPAPLRTVQDHYNPIVRAIVEMPKPVIAAVNGPAAGAGAAFAYAADLRIAASSANFLMAFANVGLGPDSGASWTLQRLVGYGRAAELMLLARTVAAEEALSLGLVTEVVPDEELAGRAQALAAKLAAGPTVSYAKIKQVLTVAAEGSLEDALAAEDAAQTVLGSTADHREAVEAFVAKRKPDFQGK, from the coding sequence GTGACCACCGAGGACGTGCTGCTCACCGCCGACGCCGACGGCGTGCGCACCGTGACGCTCAACCGCCCCAAGGCCTACAACTCGCTCACGGTCGAGCTGAAGAAGCGCCTGCTGGCCGCGTTGCGCGACGCTTCCGCAGACCCCTCGGTGCGCGCGGTGGTGCTGACCGGGACGGGCAAGGCGTTCTGCGCGGGCCAGGACCTCAAGGAGCACGTCGGGCTGCTGCAGGCGGGCGACCCGGCGCCGCTGCGGACCGTCCAGGACCACTACAACCCGATCGTCCGGGCCATCGTCGAAATGCCCAAACCGGTGATCGCCGCGGTCAACGGGCCGGCCGCGGGTGCGGGAGCCGCCTTCGCCTACGCCGCCGACCTGCGGATCGCCGCGTCGTCGGCGAACTTCCTGATGGCGTTCGCCAACGTCGGATTGGGGCCGGACTCGGGCGCGTCGTGGACGCTGCAGCGGCTGGTCGGCTACGGCCGGGCGGCCGAGCTGATGCTGCTCGCGCGCACGGTCGCGGCCGAGGAGGCGCTGTCGCTGGGCCTGGTCACCGAGGTCGTGCCGGACGAGGAGCTGGCCGGGCGGGCGCAGGCGCTCGCGGCGAAACTCGCCGCCGGGCCGACGGTCAGCTACGCCAAGATCAAGCAGGTCCTGACCGTCGCCGCGGAGGGCAGCCTCGAGGACGCCCTGGCCGCCGAGGACGCCGCGCAGACCGTGCTCGGCTCGACGGCCGACCACCGCGAGGCGGTCGAGGCGTTCGTCGCCAAGCGCAAGCCCGACTTCCAGGGCAAGTAG
- a CDS encoding LysR family transcriptional regulator has protein sequence MTARLAPSLALLAVVGETRNITRAAERLGVPQPTVSRRLATLSEVAGAPLTEPDGRGVRLTRAGEILAATAVRALGVVETGVRQLREEISPDSGHVVLGFLHLLGRWLVPSLLRDFRAAHPGVRFSLVQGSRQHVLDRLAGGELDLALVAPLPDDPALESFALSEQDLLLSVPEAHPLARRRRIRVRELADEPFVTLEHGYGLRQIVDDLCAAAGFEPKIAFESQESDTARGLVAAGLGVALLPRFGPAPPAGVVEVPLSPQVSRTIGLTWRAGEHLTPAVHAFRDYVRTEGRRHA, from the coding sequence CTGACCGCTCGGCTGGCACCCAGCCTGGCTCTCCTGGCCGTTGTGGGTGAAACGCGCAACATCACCCGTGCGGCCGAGCGACTGGGGGTTCCGCAACCCACCGTGAGCCGCCGGCTGGCCACCTTGTCCGAGGTCGCCGGCGCACCGCTGACCGAGCCGGACGGCCGTGGGGTGCGCCTGACGCGGGCGGGCGAGATCCTCGCCGCGACGGCCGTCCGGGCGCTCGGCGTGGTCGAGACGGGCGTGCGGCAGCTGCGGGAGGAGATCTCACCCGACAGCGGGCACGTCGTCCTCGGGTTCCTGCACCTGCTGGGCCGCTGGCTGGTGCCGTCCCTGCTCCGCGACTTCCGGGCCGCGCACCCCGGTGTGCGGTTCTCGCTGGTCCAAGGTTCGCGGCAGCACGTGCTCGACCGGCTGGCCGGCGGCGAGCTGGACCTCGCGCTGGTCGCTCCCCTCCCGGACGACCCGGCGTTGGAGAGCTTCGCGCTGTCGGAGCAGGACCTGCTGCTGTCGGTGCCGGAGGCGCACCCGCTGGCCCGGCGGCGCCGCATCCGCGTGCGGGAGCTGGCCGACGAACCGTTCGTGACGCTCGAGCACGGCTACGGGCTGCGGCAGATCGTCGACGACCTCTGTGCGGCGGCCGGGTTCGAGCCGAAGATCGCGTTCGAGAGCCAGGAGTCGGACACCGCGCGCGGCCTGGTCGCGGCCGGCCTGGGGGTGGCGCTCCTCCCCCGGTTCGGCCCGGCCCCGCCCGCCGGTGTGGTCGAGGTGCCGCTGTCCCCGCAGGTCAGCCGCACGATCGGACTGACCTGGCGTGCGGGCGAACACCTGACGCCCGCGGTGCACGCCTTCCGCGACTACGTCCGCACCGAGGGCAGGCGGCACGCCTGA